The Acidibrevibacterium fodinaquatile sequence ACAGACTGACGGCGTACTTCGAGCTGAACGCCATCAGGATGGGAATGGCGATTTTGCCCCAGATGGTGGAGTCCTGAAGTACGGCCACCAGCCGCTTGTCGAAGCTGTAGGTGAGCACTCCGGCGGGCCGCTCCGGATCGTCTAGGTCGTTGCCACCTAAGAACTGGACGCGCCGCGTGCGGCCATCGGGCAGATGCAGAGTGAGGATGGTGCGCATCAGCGCCTCCACCGCTTCCTCCACCATCTCGTAGCCCTTGTGGCCGTCAGGCTTCAGGTCGTCGATTTCAATGGTATAGTCACGCCCTTCTTCCACCCCCTGCCGGTGAGCATTGTGCCAGAGGATGGTGATAGCTCGACGAGCGTTGAGCGTTAGCTCATGGTGGCCAGAAACCTGAATCAGCTCAGCGGGCTTGATGGCCTCGCGGTCGCGGGGACGGATGTTAAGCGTCAGAACGCGGTCTTTAGGACTCTCGTCGCCCATACCGACATCATAGATATTTCTATGAAAAGAAAAAGTGAAAATTTTCACTTCAATCTTTCACAATTCCCCGAAAACCTCATAATTAGACCGAGAGCAACTCAAGTAAATTAATTTACCTGGTAAATATAATTACCCGGTGATTTTATTTACCAGATTTGTGCGCGAGATAGATTGCCCACGCCTCCTCGATGAGGGTGCCCTGCGTTACGCCGCGCCGAGTTGCCTCGGCGGCAATCTCCTCGGCAATATGGGGCAGCACCTTGGCATGCACCTGACCAGTACGCGGGCTGGGCGGACGACCACGTCTGCCAGTCGCCTCACGCGCCACGAAGCCATACTGCTCCCCAGCTCTGTCCACTGTCTGGATGGCGGCGGGCGCCGCGTCCTTGGGCCTGCTGCGAAGCTGCTTCAGGTCAACGACGAAGGGCTTGGATTGCTCGCTCATTGAGTGGCCTCCGTTAGACGCTGATAGATGGCTTGCGCGAATGCAGAGGCGTTCTTGATGGCCTCCTCCATGCGGCCTTGTGCAGGCATCGAGCGCAAATCGCCGCCGAACGCGAACAGAGCGGAGAACGCGGCACGCTCCATCAGGGAGGGCTGTACGATATCCACCCCCTGCCCGCTCAACGAAGCCTCAATGCCACGATGCTGCTTGGACTCTATGCTTCGGGTCATGGTGAAGACCACGGCGTGGCGAATGGAGCGGCCCAGCGCTTCCTCCTCCTCGGCAATGAGTGCCAGCGTACGCGCGCCTATCGTGGCGTCGAGTGTAGTGGCTCGCATAGGTGTGAGGACCAGGTCGGCCTGGCTAATGGCACGCGAGACCAGCCGCGAGGCCACGCCTTCCAGGTCCACGATGACAATGCCGCCGTCTGCATCATGTTTCTGAATGGTGCGCACAATGTCGGATTCCGTCACGTCCGCCAGCAACGTCATGCGCGGTGGCAACTCCCCCCTGCCCCCCCACAGGGACAAAGAACGGTTGGGGTCACAGTCGAGCATAGTCACCTGTGCGCCTGCATGGGCCAGCTCGGTGCCCAACAGCACGGCGCTAGTGGATTTACCTGAGCCTCCCTTGGGCGAGGCGATGACAACAACCGGCATGGTTCCCCTTCTCCGGCCATCCGAATACCCGGTATTTCTTATTATCTGGTAATTTGAATTACCCGGGTAATTGGGCGTGGTCAAGTGAAGGGGGGTGGGTGGCAGGTCGAATGAGGTTGGGCTCCGGCATGCGCTTCAAGTCACACAAAGCCGTGTCAGCGCTCGTTGTCGGCTAGCAACCCTTCCACATCCCTGCCTCCATAAAGTACCCGGTCAATGATGACGCGCTCAGGCGTGATGTGGAAGGCGATAGTTACTCGCCGCCGGTAGCCGATGATGCGCAGGCCAGGGCGCAGGTCATCGCGGCGCATGCCCCGCTCGGGAAAGGAGGCGAATGCCAGGCAGTAGCGTTGCAGCCGCTCAACATAGGCTAGCGCCCGCTCCGGCGAGGCATCTTCAGCGATGCGGTCATAGAGGCTGGTCAAGTCGACCAATGCCTCAGGGGCGAAGATGACCTCATGCGCCACGGCTAGCCTTCAGGCGCTCGGCATGGCGGGCGCGCATCGCCGAAGCTACCTGGTCGGGTGTTAGGCCCCGCGAGGGGTCGGCCTGCATGGCATCATAGACTGACACCACTTCTTCCCGTAGCCAGCGCTCCACGGCGGCGTCGCGCTCCTGCAAGGCACGCAGGCCGGCGCGCACAACCTCGCTGGCCGAGGCGTAGGTACCGGAAGAGACCAGGCTATCGATGAAGCGCGTCTGCTCAAGCGGCAGGCTGACGGTACGCTTTTCGGTAGTGGACATGGGGGGCTCACAAGGGACAGTGGGACGGCGGCGGTATGAATTATTCATACCGCTCTTTCCGCTTGCTGTCACGCATTGGCCAACTTTTCAAACGTGCTCACTCCCACATTTTGCTGGCGATATTTTTTTCTTCGGCGCCTGTGGCGTTGGCGTAGATGGCGGTGGTGGTGAGCTGGGCGTGACCGAGCCATTTCTGGAGGAGGTTGAGGGGGATGCCGGCGGAGACGGCGGTGACGCCGAAGCTGTGGCGGAGGCCTTTGGGGGAGGCGTGGGGGCCGGGGAGCCCGGCGGCTTGCATGAGGGCGTGGATAGCGCGCCAGCCGGTCATGCGTGACCAGGGCCAGAGACGGATGCCGCGTCCTTTACCGCGGCGGGCCTGGTGTTCGCGGATGCCGTGGACGAGGTCGAGGGCGCTGAGCAGGGCAGGGGGGACGGGGACGGCGCGGTAGATGCCGCGCTGGCGTTTTTTCAGGCTTTCGAAGATGAGCACGCCGGCGGCGAGGTCGACGCGGTCGATGGTGAGGGCCAGGGCCTCGGAGAGGCGGCAGCCGGCGTAGGCGAGGGTCATACCGAGGGTGCGGACCTGGCGGTCGGCGTGTTCGGCGGCGGCGAGGAAGGCGTCGCGTTCGCTCCGGGTCAGATATTTGCGGGCGCCGCTGGGGTCGTAGAGGCTCATGCCGTCGACCGGCCGCGAAGCCGGCGGCGCGGAATGGCTGACCCGCGGTGATATCGGCGCGGTTTTTCGCGAACCCCCAGGCTTGCCCACAGACTTACTCAGATTTTTGTGGATAACCTGCCCCGCCGCGCGGGCAGTCATGGCCACTTCAGACGCACCCTGAGAAGCTTTGGCTGCGGCACTGATGCTGCGTGCGGAAGAGGGTTTCGGGATGCCGGGTCCAGGGCCGGCGCGGCCCTGGCGGGGGCGCGGGGGCAGAGCCCCCGCTCTGCCCTTACCTTTCCCCTTACCCTTGTTTTGACGGTTCACGCGGAGGTTTCGCGATAGCCACGGCGTCGTTTGCGGCGAGCGAGGGCGGCGAGGGCGTTGAGAGCGGCGCCTGGGTCTGGGTAGGGGTCGAGGCGGAGGTGGCCTTTGGTTCCGATGCGGCCCCAGTAGCGGGCGAGGAGGGCGCGGCCGAAGAGGTCGGGCCAGATGGCGAGGTGATAGAAGCGCCATTCGTTGCGCTCGGGCCGGATGCGGATGAGGCGGGCGTGGTCGGGGAAGAGAGGGAGCTGGTAGGGTTCGGCCATGGGGAGGGCCTTTCGGGGGTTTTGGGCTTTATCCACCGAGAACTGTATCAGATGGGGGATTCCGTGGCCAGCGGAAAGCGCCTCGCGGTGGGGAGCATGGCGGGCGTCGGGAGGTCCGGCTTGGCACGATGGCGGCGGTGATGGTGCTGGGGTTCGAGGCCCTGGCGGCGCTGCTTTCGGTGCTGTCGCGGGGCGCTGATGGGGGAAGGGTATTCCGGATACTTTCCGGAAAGTATCCGGAATACCTGGCGGAAAATGCGATGCCTTTCAGGGGGGAGAGAGCGTTATAGGCCGTGGCAAGCCATGCGCGGTCATACCGCGCGGGCGTTGGCAAGGGGGCTGCGGCCCCCGTTGCATCCCCGGCGAGGGCTGCCCCCATCCGGTTCATGTTTGGGCGGCGGGTAGGTGGCGGGGGCGCGGGGTGTGTGAGGTGGCTTTTGTTACTTTATAAGTAATAAGGTAACAGGGGACGGCGCACGCTCCAGGCTTAAACCAAACGGCATCCGAGAAAATATGGAGCGGTTCAGTTTGACCTGCCCCCCGGTCGTCCCTCAGTCATAACGAGAGTCCTTGGGGTTGATAATGGTTGGCTTCGGGTTGGGCAAGCGCGCCGGGCGCGGAGCCCTCAGATTGCTCAAGCGCCCGGCGCGCGTCGGCGGGGGTCTGGTTGGCGAGCGATGAGTGTGGCCTGACGTTGTTGTAGTCGTAGCGCCACAGGGCCAGCTTGCGGCGGGCATCGTCCAGGCTGTCGAAGATCTCTTCGTTGAGGCATTCATCGCGCAGGCTTGCGTTGAAGCTCTCGATGTAGCCGTTCTGCTGCGGCTTGCCGGGATCGATGTAATGCCACTCGACACCGTTCTCATTGGCCCATTTCAGAATGGCCTTGCTGGTGAACTCGGTTCCGTTGTCGGAGACGATGCAGGCGGGCTTCCCATAGATCCGGACGAGGGCATCGAGTTCCCGGGCCACCCGGGCGCCCGAGATGCTGGTATCGGCCATCAGGCCGAGATTTTCTCGGCAGCAATCGTCATTCACCGCCAGGATGCGGAACTTGCGGCCGGCCCCGAAGGTATCCAACAGGAAATCGAGCGACCAACGCTGGTTCGGGCGCAGCGGCACAGGCATCGGCGTCCGGCTGCCACGCGCCCGTTTGCGGCCACGGCGGCGGCGGACAGACAGCCCCTCTTCGCGGTAAAGGCGGTAGAGCTTCTTTTCGTTCATCACCATGCCCTTGCGCGCCAGCATGATCCCGATGCGCCGGTAGTGCTTTGAACCAAACAGAGGATTCACAACGGGGCTGATTTGTGAGATTCTGTGTGCATGGCACAGACCGTCATCCCCATCGTCAACTCCGCGGACCGCGAGCGTTTGGCCGCCATTGTGGAGGATCGCAACCGTTCTCAGAAGCATGTTCAGCGTGCCAGGATCATTCTGCTATCGGCGGAGCGTCTGACCGTGCTGGAGGTGGCGGCGCGCAGTGGAGCAAGCCGGCCGTCGGTATGGCGCTGGCAGCGGCGCTTTGCCGAGCAAGGTGTCGATGGATTGCTGCGCGACAAGACACGCAAGCCGGGCAAGGCGCCGTTGTCGCCGGCGACCATCGCCCGCGTGCTGGCGCTGCCCTGCGGGGAGGCACCGAAAGCGGCGACCCACTGGACCGGCCGTATGGTGGCCAGCGCCGTCGGCATCAGCCTGAGCGCGGTGCAGCGCATCTGGCGGGCCCATCGCCTGCAGCCACACCGCATCAGGACCTTCAAGAAATCCAACGACCCGGCTTTCGCCGCCAAGGTCGAGGATATCGTTGGGCTCTACATGAACCCGCCTGCGCACGCCGTCGTCGTCTCGATCGACGAGAAAAGCCAGATCCAGGCGCTCGACCGCACCCAGCCCGGCCTGCCGATCAAGCCTGGCCGCTGCGGCACCATGACCCATGATTACAAGCGCCACGGCACCACCACCCTGTTCGCCGCTCTGAATGTCCTCGACGGCACCGTCGTCGGCCGCTGCATGCCCCGGCACACCCATCAGGAATTCGTCAGGTTCCTCAACGCCGTCGAGCGCGCCGTCCCCGCCGGCAAGATCATCCACGCCATCGCCGACAACTACGCCACCCACAAACATCCTAAAGTCAGGGAGTGGCTGGCCGATCATCCGCGCTGGGTCTTCCATTTCACGCCAACCTCCGCGTCCTGGATCAACGCCGTCGAAAACTTCTTCTCTGTCATCACCCGACGGCGCATCCGGCGCGGCGTGTTCACCTCCGTCGCCGATCTCCAACGCGCCATCCGCAGCTACATCCGCGAGCACAACCGCAACCCCAGGCCATTCGTCTGGACCAAGCCGGCTGACGACATCCTCGCCAAGCTCAGCCGGCTGCCTGTAGCGTCCGATTGAGTCAGAGCACTAGCCAAAGCGGCGACGCTTTTCGGCGATCTTGTGCATTTCCTCACGGATCTCCGGATTGTCGGGCGAGCGCTCGCGCCGCACCGTCTTCGGATCGACGCCGACCAGGACACAGGCCCGGCGTTGAGAGATCGCATGACCTCGCATCGCCCGCTGCACCGCCTCCCGCCGTTGCATCGGCGTCGTCAGGGTTTTCCCAGCAAATCCTTCAGCACGACGTTATCCAGCATCGCGTCGGCCAGAAGACGCTTCAGCTTGGTATTCTCGTCCTCGACCTGCTTCAGCCGTTTGGCATCAGATAACTCCATCCCGCCATACTTGGCCTTCAGCTTGTAGAACGTCGCCGGGCTCAGCCCATGCTTCCGACAAAGCTCGGAGGTCGGCAGGCCAGCCTCTTGTTCCTTGATCATCCCGATAATCTGCGCCTCGGTGAAACGGCTTTTCCTCATCTCGTCTGCTCCTTCAGGGTGGGCAGACTCTACATCACGGCGAGGGCGCTTTCGGGGGGCAGGTCACGACGCATGCCTCTTGCCGATTGAACGACAGCGAACGCCTCCACCAGAGCAGCCCTCATCGCCTCGGCGGAGAAGCGGGCTGAGACGTAGCCACGCTGCGCGTCGGCGCGTTGCTGCCAAAGCGTGTCATCCGTGAGGAGCCGGCACGCGGCCGCCGCAAGCGCAGTCGCGTCCTCGCCAATGTCGACGATGGACTCGATCCCAGGCATGCCCTGGATACCGACCGGGGTGGTTACCACAGGCACGGCATTGTGCATAGCATCCACCACTTTGAGCTTCACGCCGGCGCCGGAGCGCAAGGGGCAAATCGCAACGCGCGCCATACGATAGGCTGCCGCCAACTCTGAATCCGTGACGTTACCTCGCACCTCCACCCCTGGCTGTGCCAAGGTCAGCACCTCAAGGGGCGGGTTAGAACCAATGATGGTGAGGCTTGCTCCGGGATGATCGCGCCAAATCAACGGCATGATCTCTTTTACTAGCCAAATAGCCGACTCGACATTGGGCGGATGGCGGAAACCGCCGACGAAAAGCAAATTCGGCGCGTCAGGAATTTCTTTGTGGGTAGGGGGCGTAACCGGCAAAACGCAGACGGGTACGCTCTGTGCGCGCACGCCTGGTTCCAATCGCCTTACGGCTTCGACTTCTTCTTCAGATAAATAGAGAACGACGTCCACCATGCGCCAAATTCGACGTTCTAGCGCCTTCATCTCCGCGATCGCGGCATTCTTGGTCTTGTTTTGCTGTGCTCCAGGTTCGCTCGCCATGCGGGCAAAGTGCAGGTCATGGCCATAAAAAACGATCGGCGCACGACAATGGCGGCGAAGCGGCAGCAGCAATTCGTTCGCTACGGACGGCCGAGAAAGGACGATCTCGTCCACCTCGTCGCCATGTTGGCGAAGCCATGCCTCCGCATTCTCGTTCCAAGGCCCGTGGATCACCTCGATCCCGCGTGCTTCCAGCGCCTCAGTATAGCCGGGCGTGCGATGGAGATTTTGTGGTAGAAATTTTACCATCCGCCCGGTCGCAAGCAACGTATCCATGAACGTGAGCATCGCTCGCGAACCGCCGTCACGATCCGGCTCCGGCACGTAATGGTCGACGACCAGGGTCAGGCGTCGCGCGAGTGACCGATCGCGGGCGCGCAAAACACGCTCACCATTGGGCAGATGCTCGCGCTCCAAGGTTTCGCGCCAGCGCTCCCTGAAACGCTGGGAATTGGTGACCTGATGAGCCTTGACCCCCTGGCTGGTATCGGTGCCGTGGGTGATGCCTTCATGGTGGATGACCACCGACCGCGGCTGGTAAAGCACCTTCCATCCCGCTGCCCGCAGCCGGAAAGCAAGATCGCTGTCCTCATAGTAAGCCGGCAGGAAATGCTCATCAAAGCCGCCCATCTCCTCCCAGAGTGCGCGGGGCAGCATGATGGCGGCGCCGGAAATATAGTCCACTTCGCGGACATAATTGAATTCCGGCCGCTGCGGATCGCTCAGATTGCCGTAATTCCAGGCCGATCCGTCCCGCCACATGATGCCGCCGGCCTCCTGCAGGCGGCCATCGGGATAGATCAGTTTCGACCCGACCAAGCCAGCATCGGGTCGAGCGTCGAACAGCTCCACCAGCGTGTCCACGGCGCCCGGCAGAATTTCGGTGTCGTTGTTGAGAAAAAACAGGAAATCGCCTTTGGCCAGCTTTGCCGCGGCATTGCAGCTACGCAAAAAACCCATGTTCTCCGGCCAGCGGATGAAGCGCAGACCGGAAACCCGCTCTAGCGCGAGCACGTCTTCGCCGGGCGTCGCATCGTCGGCAACCAGCACCTCGAACGGCGTCGCCGGCGGCGCGGCGGCGATGCTGGCGAGACAGCGCAGCGTATAATCCACCCCGCCATAGATCGGAATGATGATGGTGACGCGCGGTGTCGCCGAGACCGGCAGATGAATCGTCTCTGCTTGGGTCTGGGATTGTTCCGTAGACGGCTGTGGCGGCACCATCCCCTCCGCCGGAGCCGGCAGCGCCGCTTGGCTCTCACGCCGTTTCCGCCGCTCTTCCAACCGCTGCCGCAGCCGTCCGGTTACGATCCAGAAAGCCAAACGCAAGGTCCGGCGCCCGTTGCGAGCGACAAATGGTATCTGGCGACCAAGGAGTCTTAACGGCCCTGTCATCCGCCAACTGGTGCTGAGTTGGATCTGCTTTAATTGCACCGCAAGATCCGTTACGAGTTGCTGTAACCGAACATGGTTCGCCTGCTGCTGCTCTGTCTCGGTCCAGCGCTGCTTGATTTCCGCCCTTAGCCGCTCGGCCTCCGCCCGCTGCTGCTCTGTCTCGGCCCGGCGCTGCTCGATTTCCGCCCTTAGCCGCTCGGCCTCCGCCCGCTGCTGCTCTGTCTCGGTCCGGCGCTGCTCGATTTCCGCCCTTAGCCGCTCGGCTTCCGCCTGCTGCTGCTCTGTCTCGGTCCAGCGCTGCTTGATTTCCGCCCTTAGCCGCTCGGTCTCCGCCTGCTGCTGCTCTGTCTCGGTCCGGCGCTGCTCGATTTCCGCCCTTAGCCGCTCGGTCTCCGCCTGCAATCGCTCATGCGTTTTGCGCAACGCGTCTCCGGCCTCCTGGGTTTGCCGCAGCATGGATACCAAGCTGGCATTGGCCCGAACCAGTATAGGATCGGCGGCCTCGGTGGCAGCGAGCGCTTGGGGTGGTGCAGAAGGCGCTATGGCACCGGCAACGCGTGGTCGGCGAATCGGCGTGAGGTGAGTCTCGTAGGCGAGGTCGAGCGCCTGACATAGCTCGGCAAATCGGGCGCGCCCATCGACGCCGCGTGCTTCCTCCCAGGATTTGAGGCGATCAATCAGGTCATAGGTGGAGCGCAAGACAGCCACCGCTTCCGAGTAGCTGCCGGGAGTGGCGTTACGGCTCGCTTTGAGCCAGCGATCAATGCTGTGATGAGCGAAATGCGCCAAGTCGGCGCCTTCACCGAGCGCGCGCACGCGTTCCGGGCGCGAGGTGTAGCGATTCGTCTTATCGATCCATTGATGTACGTCGGCATGTGACAAATGATGGATCGCGATTCCCGCGTCGGATGGGATATCGTAGCGACGCTCAGAGAGTTCCTCAATGCCGCCATGCACGGTAGGAACAAAGCGCAGAGCGCCCTTGCGGAACAGACGAATATGCGATTCCGGCCAGTAATACGCATCCTCGTCGTGCTGCGCCATGATGTAATGACGAAGAGGCAGCCGATATAGATCGGCACGCGGTTCGTGTAACTCCTTATCGATAAACAACGCGGCGTCGGGGCTCAGACACTCGTCATCATCGAGGAATAGCACCCAATCATGCGTGCAATAGGATTCCATCGAGACACGCGTTTCCTCAACGGTGGGAGACCAAGGCACGCGGACCACGCGGTCGACAAACGCCGCGCCGATCTCTGCGGTGCGGTCGGTAGAAGATTTATCGAGCAGTATAACCTCGTCGGCGAACTGCAACCCGCGCAGGACGGTACCAATAATTTCTTCCCGGTTGTAGCTCACAACGATCGCCGACAGCTTGCACCGACGGCGCGTTTCAGGCTGTGTCACTGGTCCTTCATCCCGCTTGAAGTCGGAGCAATAGGTGCATTCTTGTCACAACGCTCGCGAGTTTGCGATTAGAAGCCGCGAAAGCACCCTGTCAACAAATTTGTGATCGAGGCAGAGCGTCTAGCCCACCTTATTCAGTGCGCCCCAACGGCGCGGTTCACCAGTGGAGGGAGGATCTACCCAGGGAGTTGTCCGGTAGAC is a genomic window containing:
- a CDS encoding replication initiation protein; the protein is MKIFTFSFHRNIYDVGMGDESPKDRVLTLNIRPRDREAIKPAELIQVSGHHELTLNARRAITILWHNAHRQGVEEGRDYTIEIDDLKPDGHKGYEMVEEAVEALMRTILTLHLPDGRTRRVQFLGGNDLDDPERPAGVLTYSFDKRLVAVLQDSTIWGKIAIPILMAFSSKYAVSLYENLAQLANLSHKTFHEYTLDEFRGLLGVPPGRYKTFGELNKHVLKPTVAEINAIAPFNVSVLPVKQGKRVAAIKVGWWPKDSEALHEAGKELERSKVGRRARLAGTVEYVFAPMPSTNRLTRQGGSFLDLDE
- a CDS encoding chromosome partitioning protein ParB, with the translated sequence MSEQSKPFVVDLKQLRSRPKDAAPAAIQTVDRAGEQYGFVAREATGRRGRPPSPRTGQVHAKVLPHIAEEIAAEATRRGVTQGTLIEEAWAIYLAHKSGK
- a CDS encoding ParA family protein, with protein sequence MPVVVIASPKGGSGKSTSAVLLGTELAHAGAQVTMLDCDPNRSLSLWGGRGELPPRMTLLADVTESDIVRTIQKHDADGGIVIVDLEGVASRLVSRAISQADLVLTPMRATTLDATIGARTLALIAEEEEALGRSIRHAVVFTMTRSIESKQHRGIEASLSGQGVDIVQPSLMERAAFSALFAFGGDLRSMPAQGRMEEAIKNASAFAQAIYQRLTEATQ
- a CDS encoding type II toxin-antitoxin system RelE/ParE family toxin — protein: MAHEVIFAPEALVDLTSLYDRIAEDASPERALAYVERLQRYCLAFASFPERGMRRDDLRPGLRIIGYRRRVTIAFHITPERVIIDRVLYGGRDVEGLLADNER
- a CDS encoding type II toxin-antitoxin system ParD family antitoxin, with protein sequence MSTTEKRTVSLPLEQTRFIDSLVSSGTYASASEVVRAGLRALQERDAAVERWLREEVVSVYDAMQADPSRGLTPDQVASAMRARHAERLKASRGA
- a CDS encoding tyrosine-type recombinase/integrase — encoded protein: MSLYDPSGARKYLTRSERDAFLAAAEHADRQVRTLGMTLAYAGCRLSEALALTIDRVDLAAGVLIFESLKKRQRGIYRAVPVPPALLSALDLVHGIREHQARRGKGRGIRLWPWSRMTGWRAIHALMQAAGLPGPHASPKGLRHSFGVTAVSAGIPLNLLQKWLGHAQLTTTAIYANATGAEEKNIASKMWE
- a CDS encoding WGR domain-containing protein, whose amino-acid sequence is MAEPYQLPLFPDHARLIRIRPERNEWRFYHLAIWPDLFGRALLARYWGRIGTKGHLRLDPYPDPGAALNALAALARRKRRRGYRETSA
- a CDS encoding IS630 family transposase — translated: MAQTVIPIVNSADRERLAAIVEDRNRSQKHVQRARIILLSAERLTVLEVAARSGASRPSVWRWQRRFAEQGVDGLLRDKTRKPGKAPLSPATIARVLALPCGEAPKAATHWTGRMVASAVGISLSAVQRIWRAHRLQPHRIRTFKKSNDPAFAAKVEDIVGLYMNPPAHAVVVSIDEKSQIQALDRTQPGLPIKPGRCGTMTHDYKRHGTTTLFAALNVLDGTVVGRCMPRHTHQEFVRFLNAVERAVPAGKIIHAIADNYATHKHPKVREWLADHPRWVFHFTPTSASWINAVENFFSVITRRRIRRGVFTSVADLQRAIRSYIREHNRNPRPFVWTKPADDILAKLSRLPVASD
- a CDS encoding glycosyltransferase, whose product is MTQPETRRRCKLSAIVVSYNREEIIGTVLRGLQFADEVILLDKSSTDRTAEIGAAFVDRVVRVPWSPTVEETRVSMESYCTHDWVLFLDDDECLSPDAALFIDKELHEPRADLYRLPLRHYIMAQHDEDAYYWPESHIRLFRKGALRFVPTVHGGIEELSERRYDIPSDAGIAIHHLSHADVHQWIDKTNRYTSRPERVRALGEGADLAHFAHHSIDRWLKASRNATPGSYSEAVAVLRSTYDLIDRLKSWEEARGVDGRARFAELCQALDLAYETHLTPIRRPRVAGAIAPSAPPQALAATEAADPILVRANASLVSMLRQTQEAGDALRKTHERLQAETERLRAEIEQRRTETEQQQAETERLRAEIKQRWTETEQQQAEAERLRAEIEQRRTETEQQRAEAERLRAEIEQRRAETEQQRAEAERLRAEIKQRWTETEQQQANHVRLQQLVTDLAVQLKQIQLSTSWRMTGPLRLLGRQIPFVARNGRRTLRLAFWIVTGRLRQRLEERRKRRESQAALPAPAEGMVPPQPSTEQSQTQAETIHLPVSATPRVTIIIPIYGGVDYTLRCLASIAAAPPATPFEVLVADDATPGEDVLALERVSGLRFIRWPENMGFLRSCNAAAKLAKGDFLFFLNNDTEILPGAVDTLVELFDARPDAGLVGSKLIYPDGRLQEAGGIMWRDGSAWNYGNLSDPQRPEFNYVREVDYISGAAIMLPRALWEEMGGFDEHFLPAYYEDSDLAFRLRAAGWKVLYQPRSVVIHHEGITHGTDTSQGVKAHQVTNSQRFRERWRETLEREHLPNGERVLRARDRSLARRLTLVVDHYVPEPDRDGGSRAMLTFMDTLLATGRMVKFLPQNLHRTPGYTEALEARGIEVIHGPWNENAEAWLRQHGDEVDEIVLSRPSVANELLLPLRRHCRAPIVFYGHDLHFARMASEPGAQQNKTKNAAIAEMKALERRIWRMVDVVLYLSEEEVEAVRRLEPGVRAQSVPVCVLPVTPPTHKEIPDAPNLLFVGGFRHPPNVESAIWLVKEIMPLIWRDHPGASLTIIGSNPPLEVLTLAQPGVEVRGNVTDSELAAAYRMARVAICPLRSGAGVKLKVVDAMHNAVPVVTTPVGIQGMPGIESIVDIGEDATALAAAACRLLTDDTLWQQRADAQRGYVSARFSAEAMRAALVEAFAVVQSARGMRRDLPPESALAVM